The DNA segment GATACCTGTGGTGGTTAATGAGGTCACTGCGTCCATCAGGTAGGCGTTACCACCGATGCGTGCCATTGGCTCTTCAATCCCTTCTAACTTACCAATCGGCAGTTTGAATTGACGACGAATACGCGCATAGGCACCTGTTGCAAGCGCGGCAGTTTTCACGCCACCGGCAGAGTTTGATGGCAGTGTGATACCACGGCCAACAGACAAACACTCAACCAGCATACGCCAGCCTTGGCCAGCCATTTTCGGACCACCGATGATAAAGCTTAATGGTACGAATACGTCTTTACCGCGAGTAGGGCCGTTTTGGAACATACAGTTCAGCGGGAAGTGACGACGGCCTGTTTCAACGCCTTCAACGTCAGTTGGGATCAGCGCACAGGTAATGCCCAGCTCTTCTTTATCGCCTAACAGGTGATCAGGGTCGCGCAGTTTAAACGCCAGACCTAATACAGTCGCAACTGGCGCTAGGGTGATATAACGCTTGTTCCAGGTTAAGCGCATACCTAAGACTTCTTCGCCTTCCCATTGACCTTTACACACGATACCAAAGTCAGGGATAGAACCCGCGTCGCTACCAGCCTCAGGGCTAGTTAATGCGAAACAAGGGACTTCTAAACCTTTGGCTAAACGTGGCAGGTAATGGTTTTGCTGCTCAGGCGTACCATAGTGTTGTAACAGTTCGCCAGGGCCTAAGGAGTTAGGTACACCTACAGTGGATGCCAGCTCGCTGCTTAAACCCGCAAGCTTTTGCAGCACGCGTGATTGGGCGTAGGCTGAGTACTCTAAACCGCCGTATTTTTTCTTGATGATCATGGCGAAGAAGCCGTGATCTTTCAGGTATTGCCATACTTCAGCAGGCAAATCAGCCAGTTGATGTGATACTTGATGTTGGTTCACCATGCGGCACACTTCTTCAACTGGACCGTCTAAGAAGGCTTGCTCATCGGCACTTAAACGAGCGACAGGGTAATTGTGGAGTTTTTTCCAGTTTGGGTTACCCGCAAACAGATCGGCTTCCCACCAAGTGGTACCAGCTTCAATCGCTTCTTTTTCGGTAGAAGACATTTCGGGCATGATGCCACGGTACATCTTCATCAGTGGGCGACTGATAACATTTTGTCTAAATGCACTGATATTGAGGGGCAGCGCGATCACGAGGAAGATAATCCAAGAGATAGGGCCAACAACATCGAGTGTCCATCCGGCTGTCATCACAACAGCGGCTGCAATAGTGGCAGTGAGCAAAGATACCCGAAGGTAAGCTAGGGCTCCTAGCACTAAGATCATGGCGATGATCCAAAGTAGGGTAGTCACTGTATTTCTCCTTAAGTATGACCGAGTGCCAATCACAGGTCATAACGAGTTTTGTTGATTGCGATCACAATTATAGTTTGTGGTCTGACCTGTGTCGCATAAAAGTTAAACCTAAGGCAGTTTTAATACAAGTATTTTTCAAACAATTGTTTAAATTTTTTGTCACCTTTGATCATTCCACAAATGTCATCAACTAGTTACAATGCAAAACCGTGGATATTTGGATTGAGAAAGGCGAGAAATATGTGTGAGTTACTGGCGATGAGCGCCAATGTGCCGACCGATATTGTGTTTAGTTTTACGGGTTTAGCACAGCGTGGTGGCGTCACTGGGCCCCATGTCGACGGTTGGGGGATCACTTTCTATGAAGGTCGTGGTAGCCGTACGTTTAAAGATGCTTGCCCGAGTAGTGAGTCGCACATTGCAAAATTAATCAAATCCTATCCGATTAAAAGCGAGGTGGTGATAAGCCATATTCGTCAGGCCAATCGCGGCTGTGTTTCCCTTGAAAATACTCATCCTTTTACCCGTGAGTTGTGGGGCCGTTATTGGACCTATGCCCATAATGGTCAGTTAAGCGACTATCAGGCGAAGTTTCAGGTGTCCCGCTATCAGAGTGTTGGCGACACCGATAGCGAGTTGGCTTTTTGCTGGATATTGGAGCAAGTCGCGGCCAAGTTTGGCGACCGTCGCCCAGAGGACATGCAAGCAGTGTTTCGATTTGTGGCTACGCTTGCCGAACAAATCCGCGCCCTTGGGGTGTTTAATATGATCCTCAGCGATGGCGAATACTTGATGAGCTATTGCAGTAATAATCTGTGTTACATCACCCGCAGGGCGCCGTTT comes from the Shewanella seohaensis genome and includes:
- a CDS encoding class II glutamine amidotransferase is translated as MCELLAMSANVPTDIVFSFTGLAQRGGVTGPHVDGWGITFYEGRGSRTFKDACPSSESHIAKLIKSYPIKSEVVISHIRQANRGCVSLENTHPFTRELWGRYWTYAHNGQLSDYQAKFQVSRYQSVGDTDSELAFCWILEQVAAKFGDRRPEDMQAVFRFVATLAEQIRALGVFNMILSDGEYLMSYCSNNLCYITRRAPFGKAKLIDTDVVIDFDKETTPHDVVTVIATRPLTENEDWQVMQPGNWKLFRLGELLIDL
- the fadE gene encoding acyl-CoA dehydrogenase FadE, with protein sequence MTTLLWIIAMILVLGALAYLRVSLLTATIAAAVVMTAGWTLDVVGPISWIIFLVIALPLNISAFRQNVISRPLMKMYRGIMPEMSSTEKEAIEAGTTWWEADLFAGNPNWKKLHNYPVARLSADEQAFLDGPVEEVCRMVNQHQVSHQLADLPAEVWQYLKDHGFFAMIIKKKYGGLEYSAYAQSRVLQKLAGLSSELASTVGVPNSLGPGELLQHYGTPEQQNHYLPRLAKGLEVPCFALTSPEAGSDAGSIPDFGIVCKGQWEGEEVLGMRLTWNKRYITLAPVATVLGLAFKLRDPDHLLGDKEELGITCALIPTDVEGVETGRRHFPLNCMFQNGPTRGKDVFVPLSFIIGGPKMAGQGWRMLVECLSVGRGITLPSNSAGGVKTAALATGAYARIRRQFKLPIGKLEGIEEPMARIGGNAYLMDAVTSLTTTGIDLGEKPSVISAIVKYHLTDRMQKCVIDAMDIHGGKGVCLGPNNYLGRGYQAAPIAITVEGANILTRSMIIYGQGAIRCHPYVLAEMESAFDTESGQGLANFDAAIFGHIGFATSNFVRSFWLGLTSSRFSNAPYSDKTKRYYQHMNRFSANLALLSDLAMATLGGNLKRKERISARLGDLLSQLYLASATLKRYQDEGRQTDDLPLVQWAVEDALYKLQASLDDLLDNFPMGLGGVLRAIMFPFGRPLKRPSDVLDHKVAKIMQTPCESRDRLGKGQFWTNSEHNAVGIQEQTLKDILAAEPLFDKVCKASGKRLPFMWLDKVAAEGKALGVLSDSEVQLLERAEIGRMKSINVDDFDPAELRPEVVATTSQERAA